One window of the Candidatus Microbacterium colombiense genome contains the following:
- a CDS encoding ABC transporter permease, which produces MLLFIAKRVAMGVGLVLLVLTLIFSALQLVPGDPAVLLLSTGDGGAPSPEAVEKLREQLGLNQPLLTQYLSFLSGVFTGDLGDSFRTSQPVLEAIGDRLPRTLMLVAYATILSIVIGVTMGAIAARRGGWVDTLVTALSSIGVALPVFVFGAVLILLFSITLKWFPAGGYVDPSKDLLGSLASLTLPAIALAVGFASQIARMTRSAVLEVQTQDWVRTAKSVGLAPFTVFRRHVLRNSLTPVVTVVGIGFGTLLGSTVLVERVFNYPGLSSLLVDGVTTRDYPVVQGVVIVIALLFIAINIIVDITYGILDPRVRRA; this is translated from the coding sequence GTGCTGCTCTTCATCGCGAAGCGCGTGGCGATGGGGGTGGGACTGGTCCTGCTGGTCCTCACCCTCATCTTCTCCGCACTCCAACTCGTTCCGGGCGACCCCGCCGTGCTGCTGCTCAGCACCGGCGACGGCGGGGCGCCCAGCCCGGAGGCCGTCGAGAAGCTGCGGGAGCAGCTGGGACTCAACCAGCCGCTCCTCACGCAGTACCTCTCGTTCCTCAGCGGCGTGTTCACCGGCGATCTCGGCGACTCGTTCCGCACCTCGCAGCCCGTGCTCGAAGCGATCGGTGACCGACTGCCCCGCACCCTCATGCTGGTCGCCTACGCGACGATCCTGTCGATCGTCATCGGCGTCACGATGGGCGCGATCGCCGCCCGTCGCGGCGGCTGGGTCGACACGCTCGTCACGGCCCTGAGCTCGATCGGCGTCGCCCTTCCCGTGTTCGTCTTCGGCGCGGTGCTGATCCTGCTGTTCTCGATCACACTGAAGTGGTTCCCCGCCGGAGGCTACGTCGACCCATCGAAAGACCTCCTGGGGTCGCTGGCGAGTCTCACGCTGCCGGCGATCGCGCTCGCGGTCGGGTTCGCCTCGCAGATCGCGCGGATGACCCGATCCGCCGTTCTCGAGGTGCAGACGCAGGACTGGGTGCGCACCGCGAAGTCGGTCGGCCTGGCACCGTTCACGGTGTTCCGCCGCCACGTGCTGCGCAACTCGCTCACCCCGGTCGTCACCGTGGTCGGTATCGGCTTCGGCACCCTGCTCGGCTCGACCGTGCTGGTCGAGAGGGTGTTCAACTACCCCGGCCTGTCGAGCCTGCTCGTCGACGGCGTCACGACGCGCGACTACCCGGTCGTGCAGGGCGTCGTGATCGTGATCGCGCTGCTGTTCATCGCGATCAACATCATCGTCGACATCACCTACGGAATCCTCGACCCCCGAGTGAGGCGAGCATGA
- a CDS encoding ABC transporter permease, with protein sequence MKLSPRIRQAITPLRTVMVVYLVVIIVLMAFAPVLAPYDPISQNVALRLQPMFSPGHLLGTDELGRDILSRIMFGAQVELFIALGATLLATVLGTLLGLLGGYFNGLTEVVTMRLVVDVILAFPPIVLALLAVTLYGPGPITLIIAMGVLFAPIFARITYGQVLSTKREEYVDAARTFGAPTVVILFRTVLANVSAPIIVQFSLTMAAAILMESGLSYLGLGVVPPTPSWGSMVAAGQRYLTTDPHVLLVPGAVIVLTILAFGILGDALRDLLDPKAKKRS encoded by the coding sequence ATGAAACTCAGCCCCCGCATCCGCCAGGCCATCACGCCGCTGCGGACCGTCATGGTGGTCTACCTCGTGGTGATCATCGTCCTCATGGCGTTCGCCCCCGTGCTGGCGCCGTACGACCCCATCTCCCAGAACGTGGCGCTCCGGCTGCAGCCGATGTTCAGCCCCGGGCACCTGCTCGGCACCGATGAGCTCGGCCGCGACATCCTCTCGCGCATCATGTTCGGCGCTCAGGTCGAGTTGTTCATCGCCCTCGGCGCCACCCTGCTCGCGACCGTGCTGGGCACGCTCCTGGGCCTGCTCGGCGGGTACTTCAACGGGCTCACCGAAGTCGTGACCATGCGTCTCGTGGTCGATGTGATCCTGGCCTTCCCGCCGATCGTGCTCGCGCTGCTGGCGGTCACCCTCTACGGGCCAGGGCCGATCACGCTCATCATCGCGATGGGTGTGCTGTTCGCGCCGATCTTCGCCCGCATCACGTACGGGCAGGTGCTCTCGACCAAGCGTGAGGAGTACGTCGACGCGGCGCGCACGTTCGGCGCCCCGACCGTCGTGATCCTGTTCCGCACGGTGCTGGCCAACGTCTCCGCGCCGATCATCGTGCAGTTCTCGCTCACGATGGCCGCGGCGATCCTCATGGAATCGGGGCTCAGCTACCTGGGCCTCGGTGTCGTGCCGCCCACCCCGTCCTGGGGCTCGATGGTCGCCGCGGGGCAGCGGTATCTGACCACCGATCCGCACGTGCTGCTGGTCCCCGGCGCGGTCATCGTGCTGACGATCCTCGCCTTCGGCATCCTCGGCGATGCGTTGCGCGACCTCCTCGACCCGAAAGCGAAGAAGCGCTCATGA
- a CDS encoding ABC transporter ATP-binding protein — MNEPLLQVDGLSVEFQTPDGWRQVTYDVSFGVDRGKTLALVGESGSGKSVTAMSILDLLPPNARRTGRILFDGVDLVPLKDKGLRPLRGSRIATIFQEPMTALNPVYTIGHQLVEALTSHHELDHKKARERAIQLLRDVHMPAPEEKVDHYPHQLSGGQRQRAMIAMAISSEPDLLIADEPTTALDVTVQAEILDLIAELQDRMGMAVLIITHDMGVVADVADEVVVMKDGKVVESAPSRDLFRDPQEAYTQALLAAVPHLGKADDFLSAARNKLRIDGVTAATPLPETVLRLENAVIRYPGRWRRPGFQAINGIDLQVARGEIVGLVGESGSGKSTIGKAAIGLLPVTEGVLEVRGERITGRPGRALRQLRRHVTMVFQDPASSLNPRRTIGQAISDPLLWQGLVRDPRARRARAKELLEQVQLNPDWSDRYPHELSGGQRQRIGIARAIATDPVLMIADEPTSALDVSVQAQVLDLFLALQRELGFSCLFISHDLSVVETLSNRVVVLRHGDVVEEGPTEDVLHHPSDEYTRRLIAAAPVPDPEIQQVRRAERLALRKG; from the coding sequence ATGAACGAACCGCTGCTGCAGGTCGACGGCCTGTCCGTCGAGTTCCAGACGCCGGACGGCTGGCGCCAGGTCACATACGACGTGTCGTTCGGCGTCGACCGGGGCAAGACGCTCGCGCTCGTCGGCGAATCCGGGTCGGGCAAGTCGGTGACGGCGATGTCGATCCTGGATCTGCTTCCCCCCAACGCGCGACGCACCGGGCGCATCCTGTTCGACGGCGTCGACCTCGTACCTCTGAAGGACAAGGGTCTGCGACCGCTGCGCGGGTCGAGGATCGCGACGATCTTCCAGGAGCCGATGACCGCGTTGAACCCGGTGTACACGATCGGGCATCAGCTGGTCGAGGCTCTCACCAGTCACCACGAGCTCGACCACAAGAAGGCCAGGGAGCGCGCGATCCAGCTACTGCGCGACGTGCACATGCCCGCGCCGGAGGAGAAGGTCGACCACTACCCCCACCAACTGTCGGGCGGCCAGCGTCAGCGCGCGATGATCGCGATGGCGATCTCGTCGGAGCCCGATCTGCTGATCGCCGACGAGCCGACCACGGCGCTCGACGTGACGGTGCAGGCCGAGATCCTCGATCTGATCGCCGAGCTGCAGGATCGCATGGGGATGGCGGTGCTCATCATCACGCACGACATGGGCGTGGTGGCGGATGTCGCCGACGAGGTCGTGGTCATGAAGGACGGGAAGGTCGTGGAGAGCGCGCCCAGCCGCGATCTCTTCCGCGACCCCCAGGAGGCGTACACTCAGGCGCTCCTCGCTGCGGTGCCGCACCTGGGCAAGGCCGACGACTTCCTGTCGGCCGCGCGCAATAAGCTGCGCATCGACGGGGTGACCGCGGCCACCCCGCTGCCCGAGACGGTGTTGCGGCTGGAGAATGCGGTGATCCGCTACCCCGGTCGGTGGCGGCGGCCCGGGTTCCAGGCCATCAACGGCATCGATCTGCAGGTCGCCCGCGGCGAGATCGTCGGGCTCGTCGGCGAATCCGGATCGGGCAAGTCGACGATCGGCAAGGCCGCGATCGGGCTGCTCCCCGTGACCGAGGGCGTGCTGGAGGTGCGCGGCGAGCGCATCACCGGTCGGCCAGGACGCGCACTGCGGCAACTGCGACGGCACGTGACGATGGTGTTCCAGGATCCGGCGTCCTCGCTCAACCCGCGGCGCACGATCGGACAGGCGATCTCCGATCCACTGCTGTGGCAGGGGCTGGTGCGCGACCCCCGCGCCCGGCGCGCACGGGCGAAGGAACTGCTCGAGCAGGTGCAGCTGAACCCGGACTGGTCCGACCGCTACCCGCACGAGCTGTCGGGCGGTCAGCGTCAACGCATCGGCATCGCCCGCGCGATCGCCACCGACCCCGTGCTGATGATCGCGGATGAGCCCACCTCGGCTCTCGACGTGTCGGTGCAGGCGCAGGTGCTCGATCTGTTCCTGGCCCTGCAGCGCGAGCTCGGCTTCTCGTGCCTCTTCATCAGCCACGACCTGTCGGTGGTGGAGACCCTCTCGAACCGGGTCGTGGTGCTGCGGCACGGCGACGTGGTCGAAGAGGGCCCGACGGAAGACGTGCTGCACCACCCGAGCGACGAGTACACGCGGCGCCTGATCGCGGCGGCTCCGGTGCCGGATCCCGAGATCCAGCAGGTGCGCCGCGCCGAGCGGCTCGCGCTGAGGAAGGGCTGA
- a CDS encoding LysR family transcriptional regulator, with protein sequence METRRLEIFVALVDAGGFKQAAASLYITPPALSQQISRLEKDVGVALIDRTMRPIVPTEAGREFYFRCRRVLEAMQHITQLLDDERSHEFGRVRVGIVPAMMYSRPARAVRRFIREHPAANVQVRSIATSLLIDELEQGSIDVAILLTQPDLKDLSSATLFGEEYLACLPIDHPLAEEEEISFAQLRNERILQGPRVANPAGYDAIVTACMRAGFSPRTHEVMGSYMDHAAMVSAGMGVGFIPDSLSDIHPHDVVYRRLVNPSVGLTASISWFERRLDSVGRSFVRHCITELSDLESITPTEGES encoded by the coding sequence ATGGAGACACGACGGCTGGAGATCTTCGTCGCGCTGGTCGACGCCGGCGGCTTCAAGCAGGCCGCCGCGAGTCTCTACATCACCCCACCCGCGCTGTCGCAGCAGATCTCGCGGCTGGAGAAGGATGTCGGGGTCGCGCTGATCGACCGCACGATGCGGCCGATCGTTCCGACAGAGGCGGGGCGCGAGTTCTACTTCCGCTGCCGGCGCGTGCTGGAGGCGATGCAGCACATCACGCAGCTGCTCGACGATGAGCGCAGTCACGAGTTCGGTCGCGTGCGCGTGGGCATCGTGCCCGCCATGATGTACAGCCGGCCGGCCAGGGCGGTGCGGCGGTTCATCCGCGAGCATCCGGCCGCCAACGTGCAGGTGCGCAGCATCGCGACCTCCCTGCTGATCGACGAGCTCGAACAGGGATCGATCGACGTGGCCATCCTGCTCACCCAGCCGGATCTGAAGGATCTGTCGTCGGCGACGCTGTTCGGCGAGGAGTACCTGGCCTGCCTGCCGATCGATCACCCTCTGGCCGAGGAGGAGGAGATCAGCTTCGCCCAGCTGCGCAACGAACGCATCCTCCAGGGGCCGCGCGTGGCGAACCCCGCCGGGTACGACGCGATCGTGACCGCCTGCATGCGCGCCGGCTTCTCGCCGCGCACGCACGAGGTGATGGGGTCGTATATGGATCACGCCGCCATGGTCTCGGCCGGAATGGGCGTGGGGTTCATCCCCGATTCCCTGTCCGACATCCATCCGCACGATGTCGTCTACCGCCGGCTCGTGAACCCCTCGGTGGGGCTCACCGCGTCGATCTCGTGGTTCGAGCGACGCCTCGACTCCGTGGGGCGCTCGTTCGTGCGCCACTGCATCACCGAGCTCTCCGACCTGGAGAGCATCACCCCGACTGAAGGAGAATCATGA
- a CDS encoding carbon-nitrogen hydrolase family protein — MKFAIGQMVSGEDKVANLAEITRLTEDAAAAGARLVVFPEFAMFDVPKLDEQFITHGESLDGPFVTGLADLARRTGVAIVAGMLETIEGEPRGYNTLVLVTPEDGLSRVYHKLHLYDAFGFLESDHIRPGDIAGPVTFTIDDVTVGMLTCYDLRFPEVAREHADAGVDLLLYPAAWMPGARKEDHWNTLARARAIENTLYVAAVSQGPSIGTGGSIIVDPMGITLGEIGERSGIAVADATPQRVAEVRAVNPSLANRRFTVVASA, encoded by the coding sequence ATGAAGTTCGCGATCGGCCAGATGGTCTCAGGAGAGGACAAGGTCGCCAATCTCGCCGAGATCACGCGCCTGACCGAGGATGCCGCTGCCGCCGGTGCGCGACTGGTGGTGTTCCCCGAGTTCGCCATGTTCGACGTGCCGAAGCTCGACGAGCAGTTCATCACACACGGCGAATCGCTCGACGGCCCCTTCGTCACCGGCCTCGCCGACCTCGCTCGGCGCACCGGCGTCGCGATCGTCGCCGGCATGCTCGAGACGATCGAGGGTGAGCCGCGCGGGTACAACACGCTCGTGCTCGTGACACCGGAAGACGGACTGTCGCGGGTCTATCACAAGCTGCATCTGTACGACGCGTTCGGCTTCCTCGAGTCCGACCACATCCGCCCCGGCGACATCGCCGGCCCGGTGACGTTCACCATCGACGACGTGACCGTCGGGATGCTGACCTGCTACGACCTGCGGTTCCCCGAAGTCGCCCGGGAACATGCGGATGCGGGCGTCGACCTGCTGCTGTATCCGGCGGCGTGGATGCCGGGTGCCCGCAAGGAGGACCACTGGAACACGCTCGCCCGCGCTCGTGCGATCGAGAACACGCTCTACGTGGCCGCGGTCTCGCAGGGGCCGTCGATCGGCACCGGCGGCAGCATCATCGTCGATCCGATGGGCATCACCCTCGGCGAGATCGGTGAGCGCAGCGGCATCGCCGTGGCCGACGCCACCCCGCAGCGTGTCGCCGAGGTGCGCGCCGTCAACCCCTCACTCGCCAACCGTCGCTTCACCGTGGTCGCCTCGGCCTGA
- a CDS encoding aldolase/citrate lyase family protein: MSHTLKQGAWLSDGSSAIGEIVAGLGYDFVVLDIEHGSFDLSILERFIPLLKSLGLEVLSKVLVPERGAIQQALDFGSDGVIIPHIEGLEHAKRITDFAKFPPLGSRSLAGGRTMNYRGYSDEWIAAQDRDIKVFPMVEDPGALRDIEQIAALPTVDGIFIGPGDLAAMSGRGAYKQTEADFDDFRKVIAAARANDKPWVLPAWTTIEKEFAIAENADYVLLTMQHAAISEGYGNARALMDGLISNAQVPVAS, translated from the coding sequence ATGTCTCACACGCTCAAGCAGGGAGCCTGGCTCTCGGACGGCAGCAGCGCGATCGGCGAGATCGTCGCCGGGCTCGGCTACGACTTCGTGGTGCTCGACATCGAGCACGGCTCGTTCGACCTGTCGATCCTCGAGCGCTTCATCCCGCTGCTCAAGAGCCTCGGACTCGAAGTTCTGTCGAAGGTGCTCGTGCCCGAACGCGGCGCGATCCAGCAGGCGCTCGACTTCGGGTCGGACGGGGTGATCATCCCCCACATCGAGGGGCTGGAGCACGCCAAGCGCATCACCGACTTCGCGAAGTTCCCGCCGCTCGGCTCGCGCAGCCTGGCCGGTGGACGCACCATGAACTACCGCGGCTACTCGGACGAGTGGATCGCCGCGCAGGACCGCGACATCAAGGTGTTCCCGATGGTCGAGGATCCGGGTGCGCTGCGCGACATCGAGCAGATCGCCGCACTGCCGACGGTCGACGGCATCTTCATCGGCCCCGGCGACCTGGCGGCGATGAGCGGCCGCGGTGCCTACAAGCAGACCGAGGCGGACTTCGACGACTTCCGCAAGGTCATCGCCGCAGCCCGCGCGAACGACAAGCCGTGGGTACTGCCCGCCTGGACCACGATCGAGAAGGAGTTCGCGATCGCCGAGAACGCCGACTACGTGCTGCTGACCATGCAGCACGCCGCGATCTCGGAGGGCTACGGCAATGCCCGCGCGCTGATGGACGGCCTGATCTCGAACGCGCAGGTGCCGGTCGCCTCCTGA
- a CDS encoding carboxymuconolactone decarboxylase family protein: protein MSHVNIGKVYSAPYQAMLEFSAKAAEAGVDAGLSPLLVELVKIRASQLNGCAFCLKMHAADAVKAGETADRLAVLAGWWESQYFSAEEQAALQIAERVTQIGDHGRLPDRGVDVDGILNEKQIAAVTWLVVVINSWNRIAISSHYPVGA, encoded by the coding sequence GTGTCGCACGTGAACATCGGCAAGGTGTACTCGGCCCCGTACCAGGCGATGCTGGAGTTCAGCGCGAAGGCCGCCGAGGCGGGGGTGGATGCCGGACTGTCGCCACTGCTGGTCGAGCTGGTCAAGATCCGCGCCTCGCAGCTCAACGGCTGCGCGTTCTGCCTGAAGATGCACGCCGCCGACGCGGTGAAGGCCGGGGAGACCGCCGACCGCCTCGCGGTGCTCGCGGGCTGGTGGGAGTCGCAGTACTTCAGCGCCGAGGAGCAGGCCGCCCTGCAGATCGCCGAGCGCGTGACCCAGATCGGCGACCACGGCCGCCTCCCCGACCGCGGGGTGGATGTCGACGGCATCCTGAATGAGAAGCAGATCGCCGCCGTGACCTGGCTCGTCGTCGTGATCAACAGCTGGAACCGCATCGCGATCAGCAGCCACTACCCCGTCGGAGCCTGA
- a CDS encoding iron-containing redox enzyme family protein, whose protein sequence is MSSTTLHPTTARPGFSARGPLSDAILRRLTGGDETDHVTLARHALAETPDVVRDDDVQLALFLLYASSYGSLPELDADLEWAPDLVATRGLIEAAFEAALRASVPAPETPEPTVDAVGRALFALADADTGPSLSRYLAKKATWEQSQEFFLQRSIYTLHEADPHSWAIPRLHGRAKAALVEIQSDEYGGGRPDRVHASMFAAAMRGAGLDDTYGAYLDDVPAIALASHNVMSMFGINRRLVGAIVGHLAAFEMTSSIPNRLYGDGLRRLGYGEEVTDYFDEHVEADAVHEQIAARDLAGTLAEDHSELLPDIMFGAAACLTVDGWAAGHMLDSWTRGESSLRTDGTS, encoded by the coding sequence GTGAGCTCGACCACCCTCCACCCCACCACTGCGCGCCCGGGCTTCTCCGCGCGCGGCCCTCTGAGCGACGCCATCCTGCGACGGCTCACGGGCGGGGACGAGACCGACCACGTCACTCTGGCTCGCCACGCGCTCGCCGAGACGCCCGACGTCGTGCGCGATGACGACGTGCAGCTCGCGCTGTTCCTGCTCTACGCGTCGTCGTACGGCTCTCTTCCCGAACTCGACGCCGACCTCGAGTGGGCGCCGGATCTCGTCGCGACCCGCGGCCTGATCGAGGCCGCATTCGAGGCGGCCCTGCGCGCGAGCGTTCCGGCACCGGAGACCCCGGAACCCACGGTCGATGCGGTGGGTCGGGCGCTGTTCGCGCTGGCGGATGCCGACACCGGACCAAGCCTGTCGCGCTACCTCGCGAAGAAGGCGACGTGGGAGCAGTCGCAGGAGTTCTTCCTGCAGCGCTCGATCTACACGCTGCACGAGGCCGATCCGCACTCCTGGGCGATCCCCCGCCTGCACGGTCGCGCGAAGGCGGCCCTCGTCGAGATCCAGTCCGACGAGTACGGCGGCGGGCGCCCTGACCGCGTGCACGCAAGCATGTTCGCGGCGGCCATGCGCGGCGCCGGACTCGACGACACCTATGGCGCGTACCTCGATGACGTGCCCGCGATCGCCCTCGCCTCGCACAACGTGATGTCGATGTTCGGCATCAACCGGCGGCTTGTCGGTGCGATCGTGGGGCACCTGGCGGCGTTCGAGATGACGTCGTCGATCCCGAACCGACTCTACGGCGACGGCCTGCGCCGCCTGGGCTACGGCGAGGAGGTGACCGACTACTTCGACGAGCATGTCGAAGCGGATGCCGTGCACGAGCAGATCGCCGCGCGCGACCTCGCCGGAACTCTGGCCGAGGATCACTCCGAACTGCTGCCCGACATCATGTTCGGCGCCGCCGCCTGCTTGACCGTCGACGGCTGGGCGGCCGGCCACATGCTCGACAGCTGGACGCGGGGCGAGTCCTCTCTCCGAACGGACGGGACCTCGTGA
- a CDS encoding CDGSH iron-sulfur domain-containing protein encodes MSDGDVTITPYPDGPLLVRGAFDLRDEAGDPIENPRRTIALCRCGLSTIKPFCDGTHKAAGFRTDA; translated from the coding sequence GTGAGCGACGGCGACGTGACGATCACGCCCTACCCCGATGGTCCGCTGCTCGTGCGCGGAGCCTTCGACCTGCGCGACGAAGCCGGCGACCCCATCGAGAACCCCCGCCGCACGATCGCCCTGTGCCGATGCGGACTCTCGACGATCAAGCCGTTCTGCGACGGCACGCACAAGGCGGCAGGCTTCCGCACCGACGCGTGA
- a CDS encoding PIN domain-containing protein, giving the protein MGRVIVVDAGVLIGLLDDRDAHHKSAVAILEREQPPYLVHSLTLAEVLVGPAKRNREEEVWRDLRSIGVEVADLGDGDSLTLAQLRAEHSLKMPDTCVLAAAVHHGVPLATFDHRLAAVARQRDLLL; this is encoded by the coding sequence GTGGGACGAGTGATCGTCGTCGATGCCGGCGTGCTGATCGGACTGCTCGACGACCGCGATGCGCATCACAAGTCGGCCGTCGCGATCCTCGAGCGGGAACAGCCGCCCTATCTCGTGCATTCGCTCACGCTCGCAGAGGTGCTCGTCGGCCCGGCGAAGCGCAACCGCGAAGAGGAGGTGTGGCGCGACCTTCGTTCGATCGGCGTGGAGGTGGCAGATCTCGGCGACGGCGACTCGCTCACGCTGGCACAGTTGCGCGCCGAGCACTCCTTGAAGATGCCCGACACCTGCGTGCTCGCCGCAGCCGTGCATCACGGCGTGCCGCTCGCCACATTCGACCATCGGCTGGCCGCCGTCGCACGCCAGAGGGACCTGCTCCTCTGA
- a CDS encoding rhodanese-like domain-containing protein, whose product MSVRHFFRRPPTVSAAEAIDLIAAGAVVVDVRREQDWRRQHIPGAIHLPLAELEHRADELPDDRLLILFCTGGLLSTGAANLLAELGFDAASMTRGLIDWRAAGGALVAE is encoded by the coding sequence GTGAGCGTGCGCCACTTCTTCCGACGACCGCCGACGGTGAGCGCCGCCGAGGCGATCGATCTCATCGCGGCAGGCGCCGTGGTGGTCGACGTGCGTCGGGAGCAGGACTGGCGGCGCCAGCACATCCCCGGTGCGATCCACCTGCCGTTGGCGGAGCTGGAGCACAGGGCGGACGAGCTGCCGGACGACCGATTGCTGATCCTGTTCTGCACGGGCGGTCTGCTCTCCACTGGAGCGGCGAATCTCCTCGCCGAACTCGGTTTCGACGCCGCGAGCATGACGCGCGGGCTGATCGATTGGCGCGCGGCCGGGGGAGCCCTCGTCGCGGAGTGA
- a CDS encoding helix-turn-helix domain-containing protein has product MPDLPPFSPTITLLTVVAAWQEEFAQVLKPLGLTSRKYALLGHIRAMPGISFSELARRSRITAPSAHVAVAAFKGDGLVEDATARAGAASQLQVTAAGERLLADAAVRIAELDERFAAQHPVLTEALRTHMREVMAHRE; this is encoded by the coding sequence GTGCCCGATCTGCCGCCGTTCAGCCCCACGATCACTCTGCTGACCGTGGTCGCGGCGTGGCAGGAGGAGTTCGCCCAGGTGCTGAAGCCGCTCGGTCTGACCTCGCGCAAGTACGCGCTGCTCGGACACATCCGCGCGATGCCCGGCATCTCGTTCAGTGAGCTGGCGCGCCGCTCGCGCATCACGGCGCCCAGCGCGCACGTCGCGGTCGCTGCCTTCAAGGGCGACGGACTGGTCGAGGATGCCACGGCGCGCGCCGGTGCGGCCTCGCAGCTGCAGGTGACAGCGGCCGGGGAGCGGTTGCTCGCCGATGCTGCCGTGCGGATCGCAGAGCTGGACGAACGGTTCGCCGCGCAGCATCCGGTGCTCACCGAGGCGTTGCGCACGCACATGAGGGAGGTCATGGCGCACCGCGAGTAA
- a CDS encoding response regulator transcription factor has protein sequence MRILVVDDEVRLADGVRRGLEAEGFAVDVAHNGVDGLWRARETRYDAIVLDLMMPGMSGWKVCEALRAEENWTPVLMLTAKDGEWDQVEALETGADDYVTKPFSFAILVARIRALVRRGAVARPTILEAGDLRLDPAAHRVWRGETPVPLTAREFAVLEYLLRHRGQVLSKRALIDGVWDDDFDGDPNIVEVYVGHLRRKVDKPFGREAIETIRGAGYRLAADGG, from the coding sequence ATGCGGATCCTGGTGGTGGACGACGAGGTGCGTCTGGCCGACGGCGTCCGGCGTGGGCTCGAGGCCGAAGGCTTCGCCGTCGACGTCGCGCACAACGGCGTCGACGGGCTCTGGCGCGCGCGGGAGACCCGTTACGACGCCATCGTGCTCGACCTCATGATGCCGGGGATGAGCGGATGGAAGGTGTGCGAGGCACTGCGCGCCGAGGAGAACTGGACGCCGGTGCTCATGCTCACCGCGAAGGACGGCGAGTGGGATCAGGTCGAGGCGCTCGAGACCGGCGCCGACGACTACGTCACGAAGCCCTTCTCGTTCGCGATCCTCGTCGCCCGTATCCGCGCCCTCGTGCGACGCGGCGCCGTCGCACGACCCACGATCCTCGAAGCGGGCGACCTGCGACTCGACCCTGCCGCCCATCGGGTGTGGCGCGGCGAGACGCCCGTACCGCTGACCGCCCGCGAGTTCGCGGTGCTCGAGTATCTGCTCCGCCACCGCGGCCAGGTGCTCTCGAAACGCGCGCTGATCGACGGCGTCTGGGATGACGACTTCGACGGCGACCCGAACATCGTCGAGGTCTACGTCGGGCATCTGCGTCGCAAAGTCGACAAGCCGTTCGGCCGCGAGGCGATCGAGACGATCCGTGGCGCGGGATATCGACTGGCGGCCGACGGTGGCTGA